Proteins from a genomic interval of Haemophilus parainfluenzae T3T1:
- the rlmKL gene encoding bifunctional 23S rRNA (guanine(2069)-N(7))-methyltransferase RlmK/23S rRNA (guanine(2445)-N(2))-methyltransferase RlmL: MKQLFATTARGFEELLKVELTELGATECKIVQGGVHFQADDETLYRSLLWSRLASRILLPIVNGKVYSDLDLYSIVTGQDWLSYFDEKATFFVDFNGTNQEIRHTQFGAMRVKDAIVDYFERQGKARPNVDKDYPDVRIHVYLNKEELVVSLDLSGEALHLRGYREDTGQAPLRETLAAAIVLRSGWKKGTPLVDPMCGSGTLLIEAAQMEAQIAPQLHRLHWGFDCWKGHNQDAWDKVKAEAVQQAETYFNQNPKPHFYGFDLDHRVLKKAQKNAQNAGVAHLIQWKQGDVAALKNPSPDEVGTVICNPPYGERLGTTPALIALYSVFGQRLKNEFGGWNASIFSSESTLLDCLRMRSHRQFKAKNGPLDCVQKNYQISERKESAAENPLEFDRTSTVAVDFANRLQKNIKKIEKWAKQQGLDAYRLYDADLPEYNVAVDRYGDHIVVQEYAAPKNIDENKARQRLLDAVTATLQVTGIETNKLILKVRQKQKGTNQYEKLANKGEYFYVNEYGAQLWVNLTDYLDTGLFLDHRLTRKMVGEMAKGKDFLNLFAYTGSATVHAALGGAKSTTTVDMSNTYLNWAEQNLILNDIEGKQHKLIQADCLQWLEKCDRQFDLIFVDPPTFSNSKRMEDSWDVQRDHIKLMRNLKRILRPNGTVVFSNNKRGFKMDFEALDELGLSAVEISAKTLPLDFERNKQIHNCWIVTLKA, encoded by the coding sequence ATGAAACAACTATTTGCCACAACTGCCCGTGGTTTTGAAGAACTATTAAAAGTCGAACTGACAGAGCTTGGTGCAACGGAATGTAAAATTGTACAAGGCGGCGTACATTTTCAGGCTGATGATGAAACACTTTATCGCAGCTTATTATGGTCACGTTTGGCTTCGCGTATTTTGTTACCGATTGTAAATGGAAAGGTATATAGTGATTTAGACTTGTATTCAATTGTGACAGGGCAGGATTGGTTAAGTTATTTTGATGAGAAAGCTACATTTTTTGTTGATTTCAACGGAACAAACCAAGAAATTCGTCACACCCAATTTGGTGCGATGCGTGTAAAAGATGCCATTGTGGATTATTTTGAACGCCAAGGGAAAGCGCGTCCAAATGTGGATAAAGACTATCCAGATGTGCGAATTCATGTTTATTTAAATAAAGAAGAACTTGTCGTTTCACTCGATTTAAGTGGCGAAGCATTGCATTTACGTGGCTATCGTGAAGATACAGGGCAAGCGCCTTTACGTGAAACCTTAGCCGCTGCGATAGTGCTTCGTTCAGGTTGGAAAAAAGGGACACCATTAGTGGATCCAATGTGCGGTTCGGGTACTTTGTTAATCGAAGCAGCACAGATGGAAGCACAAATTGCACCGCAATTACATCGTTTACATTGGGGCTTTGATTGCTGGAAAGGGCATAATCAAGATGCTTGGGATAAGGTGAAAGCAGAAGCGGTACAGCAAGCTGAAACTTATTTTAATCAAAATCCAAAACCGCATTTTTATGGCTTCGATCTCGATCATCGCGTACTGAAAAAAGCGCAAAAGAACGCACAAAATGCAGGCGTAGCACACTTAATTCAGTGGAAACAAGGTGATGTCGCCGCATTAAAAAATCCAAGTCCAGATGAAGTGGGAACAGTGATTTGTAACCCGCCTTACGGTGAGCGTTTAGGTACAACTCCTGCTTTGATTGCACTATATTCAGTCTTTGGACAACGTCTTAAAAATGAATTTGGTGGTTGGAATGCGTCGATTTTCAGTAGTGAATCTACGTTGCTTGATTGTTTGCGTATGCGTTCACATCGTCAATTTAAAGCAAAAAATGGTCCGTTAGATTGTGTTCAAAAGAATTATCAAATTTCAGAACGTAAAGAAAGTGCGGCTGAAAATCCGCTTGAATTTGACCGCACTTCAACGGTAGCGGTGGATTTTGCGAATCGTTTGCAGAAAAATATCAAGAAAATTGAAAAATGGGCGAAGCAGCAAGGCCTTGATGCTTATCGTTTATATGATGCCGATTTACCAGAATATAACGTAGCGGTGGATCGTTATGGTGATCATATCGTGGTGCAAGAGTATGCCGCACCCAAAAATATTGATGAAAATAAAGCGCGTCAACGTTTATTGGATGCAGTGACTGCAACCTTGCAAGTCACCGGTATTGAAACCAATAAACTGATTTTGAAAGTGCGTCAAAAACAAAAAGGCACGAATCAATATGAAAAATTGGCTAATAAAGGCGAATATTTCTATGTGAATGAATACGGCGCTCAGCTTTGGGTGAATTTGACGGATTACTTGGATACAGGGTTATTCTTAGATCATCGTTTAACCCGTAAAATGGTTGGCGAAATGGCAAAAGGCAAAGATTTCCTTAATCTTTTTGCTTATACCGGTTCCGCAACAGTGCATGCGGCATTAGGTGGGGCAAAATCGACGACGACCGTGGATATGTCGAACACCTATTTAAACTGGGCAGAGCAAAACCTGATTTTAAATGATATCGAAGGCAAACAGCACAAGCTCATACAAGCAGATTGTTTGCAGTGGTTAGAGAAATGTGATCGACAGTTTGATTTGATTTTCGTGGATCCGCCAACATTCTCGAATTCTAAGCGTATGGAAGATAGCTGGGATGTACAACGTGACCATATTAAATTGATGCGTAACCTCAAACGTATTTTACGCCCTAACGGCACCGTCGTGTTCTCGAACAATAAACGTGGTTTTAAAATGGACTTTGAGGCGTTAGATGAATTGGGATTAAGTGCGGTCGAAATTTCAGCGAAAACTTTACCGCTTGATTTTGAGCGTAATAAACAAATCCATAATTGCTGGATTGTAACACTGAAAGCCTAA
- a CDS encoding type II toxin-antitoxin system VapC family toxin yields MKGYLLDTNYLIYLVDPNANSSKKAEVLQDLALKLKDPETLLFLTPLIRYEVLRGVEWDNIEKLNTLKNALKAFQVIDINDDISDLARNLFRLDKANQKTGSTKVIEKYQFDMFHFAAAKENNLEILSKDRDMSAIENLFQKIQAIR; encoded by the coding sequence ATGAAAGGTTATTTATTAGATACAAATTATTTAATTTATTTAGTGGATCCAAATGCAAACTCAAGTAAAAAAGCGGAAGTATTACAAGATTTAGCATTAAAACTTAAAGATCCTGAAACTTTATTGTTTTTGACACCATTAATTCGTTATGAGGTTTTACGTGGTGTAGAATGGGATAATATTGAAAAATTAAATACGTTAAAAAATGCTTTAAAAGCATTTCAGGTAATTGATATTAATGATGATATTTCTGATTTAGCTCGGAATTTATTTCGTTTGGATAAAGCAAATCAAAAAACAGGAAGCACAAAGGTTATTGAAAAGTATCAATTTGATATGTTTCACTTTGCAGCAGCAAAAGAAAATAATTTAGAAATTTTATCAAAAGATCGTGATATGAGTGCAATCGAAAATCTATTTCAGAAAATTCAAGCGATAAGATGA
- the hrpA gene encoding ATP-dependent RNA helicase HrpA: protein MKNKSVKRELNPIQQSLFSKLNGIMLVDQRRLSARIHGIGKIKSQEAQQAVAAEIQQQIEQVQLRVENRKSAVKNPIVFPESLPVSQRKAEIQKLLSEHQVIVVAGETGSGKTTQLPKMCLELGFGNLGMIGHTQPRRIAARSVAARIAEELETELGGLVGYKVRFNDQISDDTQIKLMTDGILLAEIQNDRFLNQYSCLIIDEAHERSLNNDFILGYLKQLLPRRRDLKLIITSATIDVERFSKHFNNAPIIEVSGRTYPVEVRYRPVVEEDDQDQLQGILNAVDELQAEGRGDILIFMNGEREIRDTAEALQKQNLKHTEILPLFARLSAQEQNKIFHPSGLNRIVLATNVAETSLTVPGIKYVIDPGTARISRYSYRTKVQRLPIEPISQASANQRKGRCGRVSEGICIRLYSEEDFNSRPEFTDPEILRTNLASVILQMTALGLDDIEAFPFVDAPDKRHIQDGIKLLEELGAFEMVRTKAGEKRQLTAVGRQLAQLPVDPRLAKMLLTAVSQGALHEVMIIVAALSIQDPRERPQEKQQASDEKHRRFADKKSDFLAFLNLWRYLQEQQKELSKNQFRRQCQKDFLNYLRIREWQDIYHQIRLTVREMGLPINSEKAEYQQIHTALLSGLLSHIGLKESEKQQYLGARNAHFAIFPNSVLFKKQPKWVMAAELVETSKLWGRMVAEIEPEWIEPLAEHLIKKSYSEPHWSKSRGAVIADEKVTLYGVPIVAARPVNYGAIDPTVSREIFIQSALVEGDWNTKHKFFKENQRLVREVEELEHKSRRRDILVDDRTLFEFYDQRIGTEVVSQKHFDTWWKKAQQKDPELLNFERSFLINDDAEQVSKLDFPNFWHQGNLKLKLTYQFEPGTDADGVTVHIPLPLLNQVEMTGFDWQIPGLREELVIALIKSLPKSYRRNFVPAPNYAQAFLSRAVPLEKPLLDTLIYELRRMTGVTVEAEHWNWEQIPSHLKMTFRVVDENGKKIAESMNLDELKFNLKDRVQESISAVADDGIEQSGLHIWSFADLPQCYEQKQRGFSVKAFPAIVDEKDAVGIKLFETEFEQAVAMQQGLRRLLLLNVPSPIKYLHEKLPNKAKLGLYFTPFGRVLDLIDDCIACAVDKLIADFGGFVWDEAGFEKLRDFVRENLNEVTVDIAQKVEQILSLNHALNQRLKGKMDFTMAFAFSDIKAQLSGLIYPGFVQKSGYDRLPDLQRYLQAVDKRIDKLAQDVNRDRAAMLRVEQVQQAYQQLLAKLPKSKPISDEVAEIRYMIEELRVSLFAQQLGTKYQVSEKRVLGVIQNIE, encoded by the coding sequence ATGAAGAACAAATCAGTCAAACGTGAATTAAATCCGATACAACAATCTCTCTTTTCGAAACTCAACGGTATTATGCTGGTGGATCAACGTCGTTTATCCGCTCGTATTCATGGTATTGGAAAAATTAAAAGCCAAGAAGCTCAACAAGCTGTGGCTGCTGAAATTCAGCAACAGATTGAACAGGTTCAATTACGTGTAGAAAATCGTAAAAGTGCGGTTAAAAATCCGATTGTTTTTCCAGAGAGTTTGCCCGTTAGCCAACGCAAAGCAGAAATTCAAAAACTGCTTTCTGAACATCAGGTCATTGTGGTGGCAGGGGAAACCGGTTCAGGTAAAACCACCCAATTGCCAAAAATGTGTTTGGAATTAGGTTTCGGCAATTTGGGCATGATTGGTCATACTCAGCCTCGCCGTATTGCCGCTCGTTCAGTGGCAGCGCGTATTGCAGAAGAGCTGGAAACAGAGCTTGGTGGTTTAGTTGGTTATAAGGTTCGTTTTAATGATCAAATCAGTGATGATACACAAATCAAATTGATGACCGATGGGATCTTATTAGCAGAAATTCAAAACGATCGTTTTCTCAATCAATATTCTTGTTTGATTATCGACGAAGCTCACGAACGCAGTCTGAACAATGATTTTATTCTTGGTTATCTGAAACAGCTTTTACCACGTCGTCGTGATTTAAAACTTATCATCACTTCTGCGACCATTGATGTGGAACGCTTTTCCAAACATTTCAACAATGCCCCGATTATTGAAGTCTCAGGCAGAACCTATCCTGTTGAAGTACGTTATCGTCCCGTAGTAGAGGAAGACGATCAAGATCAGCTACAAGGCATTCTTAATGCGGTGGATGAACTGCAGGCGGAAGGTCGTGGCGATATTTTGATCTTTATGAATGGTGAGCGAGAAATTCGCGATACTGCCGAAGCCTTACAAAAACAAAATCTAAAACATACGGAAATTCTACCGCTCTTTGCACGCCTTTCTGCGCAAGAGCAAAATAAAATTTTCCACCCAAGCGGATTAAATCGCATTGTATTAGCGACTAACGTCGCGGAAACCTCATTGACCGTGCCGGGCATTAAATATGTGATTGACCCAGGTACAGCACGCATTTCCCGTTATAGCTATCGCACCAAAGTGCAACGTTTACCGATTGAACCTATTTCACAGGCATCTGCTAATCAGCGTAAAGGTCGTTGTGGTCGTGTAAGTGAAGGGATTTGTATTCGTTTATATTCGGAAGAGGATTTTAATTCTCGTCCGGAGTTTACCGATCCTGAAATCCTGCGCACCAATTTAGCCTCCGTTATTTTGCAAATGACGGCATTGGGCTTAGATGATATTGAAGCTTTCCCGTTTGTTGATGCGCCAGATAAACGCCATATTCAAGATGGTATAAAACTGTTGGAAGAATTGGGTGCGTTTGAAATGGTTCGCACTAAAGCGGGCGAGAAACGTCAATTAACGGCAGTAGGCCGTCAATTAGCTCAACTCCCTGTGGATCCTCGTTTAGCGAAGATGTTGCTGACTGCTGTCTCACAAGGTGCGTTGCATGAAGTGATGATTATTGTCGCCGCGTTATCCATTCAAGATCCTCGCGAGCGCCCACAAGAAAAACAACAAGCTTCCGATGAAAAACATCGTCGTTTTGCCGATAAAAAATCGGATTTCTTGGCGTTCTTAAATCTTTGGCGTTATCTACAAGAACAACAAAAAGAATTGAGTAAAAACCAATTCCGTCGTCAATGCCAAAAGGATTTCTTAAATTATTTACGTATTCGTGAATGGCAGGATATTTATCATCAAATTCGTTTAACCGTGCGTGAAATGGGCTTGCCGATTAATTCTGAAAAAGCAGAATATCAGCAAATTCATACCGCACTTTTAAGCGGCTTGCTTTCTCATATTGGTCTAAAAGAATCGGAAAAACAACAATATCTTGGCGCGCGTAATGCCCATTTTGCAATTTTCCCCAATTCTGTGCTTTTCAAAAAACAACCGAAATGGGTGATGGCGGCAGAGTTAGTGGAAACCTCCAAGCTATGGGGGCGTATGGTGGCGGAAATTGAGCCAGAATGGATTGAGCCACTTGCCGAGCATTTAATTAAAAAATCCTATTCAGAACCGCATTGGTCGAAATCCCGTGGGGCGGTAATTGCCGATGAAAAAGTCACGCTTTACGGTGTGCCGATTGTGGCTGCGCGACCGGTGAATTACGGTGCTATTGATCCGACGGTAAGCCGCGAGATCTTTATTCAATCAGCCTTAGTGGAAGGGGATTGGAATACCAAACATAAATTCTTCAAAGAAAATCAACGACTCGTTCGAGAAGTAGAGGAGTTGGAACACAAAAGCCGCCGCCGTGATATTTTGGTGGATGACCGCACGCTTTTTGAATTTTACGATCAGCGTATTGGCACAGAAGTAGTTTCCCAAAAACATTTTGATACCTGGTGGAAAAAGGCGCAGCAAAAAGATCCTGAATTGCTTAATTTTGAACGTTCATTCTTGATTAATGATGATGCGGAACAAGTGAGCAAGCTGGATTTCCCGAATTTCTGGCATCAAGGTAATTTGAAACTCAAACTGACGTATCAATTTGAACCAGGTACCGATGCGGACGGGGTGACCGTGCATATTCCGTTGCCATTGCTCAACCAAGTGGAAATGACCGGCTTTGATTGGCAAATTCCAGGCTTGCGTGAAGAGCTGGTGATCGCGCTGATTAAATCGCTGCCGAAATCTTATCGTCGTAATTTTGTGCCGGCACCTAATTATGCTCAAGCTTTTTTAAGTCGAGCAGTGCCGCTGGAGAAACCATTATTAGATACGCTAATTTATGAATTACGTCGTATGACGGGCGTCACCGTAGAAGCAGAACATTGGAATTGGGAACAAATCCCAAGCCATTTGAAAATGACGTTCCGTGTGGTGGATGAAAACGGCAAGAAAATCGCGGAATCCATGAATTTGGATGAGCTGAAATTCAACTTAAAAGATCGTGTGCAGGAAAGTATTTCTGCTGTAGCAGATGATGGCATTGAGCAAAGCGGATTGCATATTTGGAGTTTTGCAGATTTACCACAATGTTACGAACAAAAACAGCGTGGTTTTAGCGTCAAAGCGTTCCCGGCTATTGTAGATGAAAAAGATGCCGTAGGTATCAAACTGTTTGAAACAGAGTTTGAGCAAGCAGTGGCAATGCAACAAGGTTTGCGTCGATTGTTGCTACTCAATGTGCCATCACCAATTAAGTATCTGCATGAAAAATTGCCGAATAAAGCTAAATTGGGGCTGTATTTTACTCCGTTCGGTCGAGTGTTGGATTTGATCGATGACTGTATCGCTTGTGCGGTGGATAAACTTATTGCCGATTTTGGCGGTTTTGTATGGGATGAGGCAGGCTTTGAAAAATTGCGTGATTTCGTGCGGGAAAATCTGAATGAAGTGACCGTAGATATTGCACAAAAAGTGGAGCAAATTCTCTCCCTTAACCATGCCTTAAACCAACGTTTAAAAGGCAAAATGGATTTCACTATGGCCTTTGCCTTTTCCGATATTAAGGCGCAGTTAAGCGGACTGATTTATCCAGGTTTTGTGCAAAAGAGCGGTTATGATCGCCTACCGGATTTACAGCGTTATCTGCAAGCCGTTGATAAACGTATTGATAAGTTGGCTCAAGATGTAAATCGAGATCGTGCTGCGATGCTACGCGTGGAGCAGGTTCAACAGGCTTATCAACAATTGCTCGCTAAACTGCCAAAATCCAAACCTATTTCTGATGAAGTGGCGGAAATTCGCTATATGATTGAAGAATTAAGGGTGAGTTTATTTGCACAGCAACTAGGGACGAAATATCAGGTATCGGAGAAGCGGGTTTTAGGGGTTATTCAAAATATAGAGTAA
- a CDS encoding DUF423 domain-containing protein — protein sequence MKNKWLFIAGLSGFLCVAIGAFAAHGLSKVLEPKELAWIETGVRYQMFHTIAIFAIGILQLCREALVTNKMANFAAGTWAYGILLFSGSLYALALGASKFLVWVTPIGGTLFLIGWLCLAYGSFKSKSV from the coding sequence ATGAAAAACAAATGGTTATTTATCGCGGGATTAAGCGGTTTTTTATGTGTGGCGATTGGCGCTTTTGCCGCCCACGGATTAAGCAAAGTTTTAGAGCCTAAAGAATTAGCGTGGATTGAAACAGGTGTGAGATATCAAATGTTCCACACCATTGCAATTTTTGCGATTGGCATTTTGCAATTATGCCGTGAAGCATTGGTTACCAACAAAATGGCTAATTTCGCTGCAGGGACTTGGGCTTACGGTATTCTTCTTTTTAGCGGTAGTCTTTATGCACTTGCCCTTGGCGCTAGCAAATTCCTTGTTTGGGTGACACCGATTGGCGGAACGTTATTTTTAATTGGTTGGCTTTGCTTGGCTTACGGTAGTTTTAAAAGTAAATCAGTATGA
- a CDS encoding AAA family ATPase: MNNILHLKKFHFEQVKGVGTIEAELFPNQRVYTFIGENGIGKTKFLESLFAILLFTNKQAMKTDSYIQHSLIPFKSATINDISFSFNENSGFSLGNHNYAFISAMHSYPVVYLSAQHRGAINEKIYEYERGNVSKLGNKSKRQKGYLEYLLTSFNGNPQHLKNLNMDSNIEEWIVQRALSSNPYQSKEDNREIEIKTLLSLLNKVDHRIDKDFLEISGDNRVFLKIENQKREISELSSGFTSILKIIQSIIAGYSYFTNELQIANVPGIILIDEIESHLHNKWQVNIVPLLKELFPKTIFFITTHSPIVISQLKTGEAYRLKRCENDGVVYAELIDYPSKVSFIDLLNDAFDVNLNRLKVQRAQEEGQQEAKQTLLKLVQQELANLETK, translated from the coding sequence ATGAATAATATATTGCATTTAAAGAAATTTCATTTTGAGCAAGTCAAAGGCGTCGGCACGATTGAAGCGGAATTATTTCCTAATCAACGGGTTTATACTTTTATTGGGGAAAATGGGATTGGAAAGACAAAGTTTTTAGAAAGTCTGTTTGCTATATTGCTATTTACGAACAAACAAGCAATGAAAACAGATTCTTATATACAGCATTCATTAATTCCTTTTAAATCTGCTACTATCAATGATATTTCTTTCAGTTTTAATGAGAATAGTGGTTTTTCTTTGGGTAATCATAATTATGCATTTATTTCGGCTATGCATTCTTATCCGGTCGTTTATTTATCTGCACAACATCGCGGTGCAATAAATGAGAAAATCTATGAGTATGAAAGAGGAAACGTTTCTAAATTAGGTAATAAATCTAAACGGCAAAAAGGGTATTTAGAGTATTTATTGACAAGTTTTAATGGAAATCCACAACATCTAAAAAATTTGAATATGGATTCTAATATTGAAGAATGGATTGTTCAGCGTGCTTTATCTTCAAATCCTTATCAGTCTAAAGAAGATAATCGAGAGATTGAAATTAAAACATTATTGTCTTTATTAAATAAAGTAGATCATAGAATTGATAAAGATTTCCTCGAAATATCAGGCGATAATCGAGTTTTTCTAAAAATAGAAAATCAAAAACGAGAAATTTCAGAGCTTTCCAGTGGTTTTACTTCTATTTTAAAAATTATCCAATCAATTATTGCTGGATACAGTTATTTCACTAATGAGCTACAGATTGCAAATGTTCCCGGTATAATCTTAATTGATGAAATAGAAAGCCATTTACATAATAAGTGGCAAGTGAATATTGTTCCTTTATTAAAAGAATTATTCCCTAAAACAATCTTTTTTATTACCACTCATTCACCTATTGTAATTAGTCAATTAAAGACCGGTGAAGCCTACCGCTTGAAACGTTGTGAAAATGATGGTGTTGTCTATGCTGAACTTATTGATTACCCAAGCAAAGTTTCTTTCATTGATTTATTAAATGATGCTTTTGATGTAAATTTAAATCGATTAAAAGTTCAAAGAGCTCAAGAAGAAGGGCAACAGGAGGCGAAACAAACCTTGTTAAAATTGGTTCAACAGGAATTAGCTAATTTGGAGACTAAATAA
- a CDS encoding DUF441 domain-containing protein: protein MTLQFNMVALLLVFLIVLGLISQNSAITISAAVLLIMQQTLLSKYIPILEQYGVKIGIIILTIGVLAPLVSGNIQLPDLSSFLNWKMGVSILTGVFVAWLAGKGVPLMSEQPVLVTGLLIGTIIGVSFLGGIPVGPLIAAGILAVLLGKF from the coding sequence ATGACATTACAATTCAATATGGTCGCGTTGTTATTGGTTTTCTTAATTGTTTTAGGCTTAATTAGCCAAAATAGCGCGATTACCATCTCAGCCGCCGTGCTGTTAATCATGCAGCAAACCTTATTATCCAAATACATTCCTATACTCGAACAATACGGTGTCAAAATTGGGATCATCATCTTAACGATTGGTGTGCTTGCGCCGCTAGTGTCGGGAAACATTCAACTGCCCGATCTCAGTTCATTTTTAAACTGGAAAATGGGCGTTTCTATTTTAACAGGGGTATTCGTCGCATGGCTTGCAGGGAAAGGCGTCCCATTAATGAGTGAACAACCTGTTTTGGTGACAGGATTATTAATTGGTACGATTATTGGTGTGTCTTTCTTAGGTGGGATTCCGGTAGGTCCACTCATCGCTGCCGGTATTTTAGCGGTATTACTAGGAAAATTTTAA
- a CDS encoding monovalent cation:proton antiporter-2 (CPA2) family protein — MSNAVSPELIKTVVLLATSVTIVPLFKRIGLGSVLGYLVAGCLIGPSVFGMIEDAESVLHMAELGVVMFLFIIGLEMHPERLWAMRKAIFGRGFLQVGLCGALLTFAGIYILNLPKEVAFIAGMGFTLSSTAIVMQVLEERGITNTPKGQRVISTLIFEDLSIVPLLASIAFLTPETKHIEHQTNWTSIAIALGAVVGLVVAGKWLMNPIFRLISKAHIREMMTAAALLVVLGAALAMEASGLSMAMGAFVAGVMLSESAFRHQLEADIEPFRGLLLGLFFMGVGMSLDLSLVFNDAVWLLGIVCLYIVGKALAVYTVARITKLDRTESVGRMTIMAHGGEFAFVLFSAATTAGVMTKDQNATFTAAVIISMLFSPLIGLLMRKINQRKSANQEEKIDTSDLDPIVDLEDSVLVIGFGRFSQIVCQSLLVRGINVSVIDRNIENIRAAAKFGFKVYYGDGIRLDVLRTAGIEKAKCVVIGINDTQRIENIVQNLKDAYPKLPILARTYDRRTTVNLIKQDVDFIVRETFESALTLSHATLMQLGINKIEADEVIAEVRYLDQERLNEEVLHGFSTDIIRKYWMPKPFIKPHSDAEALNEETAEILEKEDDTNDEAAVETLLHDDSETEKQKEVE; from the coding sequence ATGTCGAATGCCGTCAGCCCTGAATTAATTAAAACTGTTGTCCTGCTTGCTACCAGTGTCACTATCGTGCCGCTTTTCAAGCGTATTGGCTTAGGTAGCGTGTTGGGTTATTTAGTGGCAGGTTGTTTAATTGGTCCTTCGGTATTTGGCATGATAGAAGATGCGGAATCAGTTCTCCATATGGCGGAACTGGGCGTGGTGATGTTCTTATTCATTATCGGTTTGGAAATGCATCCCGAACGCTTATGGGCAATGAGAAAAGCAATCTTTGGGCGAGGTTTTCTACAAGTAGGGCTATGTGGTGCACTGCTTACCTTTGCCGGTATCTATATATTAAATCTTCCTAAAGAAGTCGCGTTTATTGCAGGTATGGGCTTTACGCTCTCCTCTACTGCTATCGTAATGCAGGTATTAGAAGAACGCGGCATTACGAATACACCAAAAGGCCAACGGGTGATTTCAACCTTAATTTTTGAAGATTTATCCATTGTGCCATTATTGGCTTCTATTGCCTTTTTAACGCCTGAAACCAAACACATTGAACATCAAACCAACTGGACATCTATTGCTATTGCACTCGGCGCCGTTGTCGGTTTAGTGGTTGCCGGTAAATGGTTAATGAACCCTATTTTCCGCTTAATTTCAAAAGCTCACATTCGTGAAATGATGACAGCCGCCGCCTTGCTTGTCGTATTAGGTGCGGCATTAGCGATGGAAGCGAGTGGCCTTTCAATGGCGATGGGCGCATTCGTTGCGGGTGTGATGCTTTCAGAATCCGCATTCCGCCACCAATTAGAAGCCGATATTGAACCATTCCGTGGTTTATTGCTCGGTCTCTTCTTTATGGGCGTGGGAATGTCGCTTGACCTCAGTTTAGTCTTCAATGATGCGGTTTGGTTGTTAGGTATCGTATGCCTTTACATCGTCGGCAAAGCCTTAGCCGTTTATACCGTGGCGCGTATTACAAAACTAGACCGCACCGAATCTGTTGGGCGAATGACCATTATGGCGCACGGTGGTGAATTTGCATTCGTACTCTTCTCTGCTGCAACCACTGCAGGCGTGATGACAAAAGATCAAAATGCGACTTTTACCGCTGCAGTCATTATCTCGATGTTATTCTCCCCATTAATTGGTTTATTAATGCGTAAAATCAACCAACGCAAATCAGCAAATCAAGAGGAAAAAATCGATACTAGCGATCTTGATCCAATTGTGGATTTAGAAGATAGCGTGCTCGTAATTGGTTTTGGTCGTTTCAGCCAAATTGTGTGTCAATCGCTTCTTGTTCGTGGCATTAACGTATCGGTGATTGACCGCAACATCGAGAACATCCGTGCGGCAGCGAAATTCGGTTTTAAAGTTTATTACGGTGATGGTATTCGTCTTGATGTATTACGCACTGCCGGTATCGAAAAAGCTAAATGTGTCGTCATTGGGATTAATGATACACAACGTATTGAAAACATCGTTCAGAATTTGAAAGATGCTTATCCGAAACTCCCTATTTTGGCGCGAACTTATGACCGCAGAACAACCGTGAATCTTATCAAGCAAGATGTGGACTTTATTGTACGTGAGACCTTTGAGTCTGCCCTCACGCTCAGTCATGCAACACTAATGCAATTAGGTATCAATAAAATTGAAGCTGACGAGGTCATTGCAGAAGTTCGTTACTTAGATCAAGAACGATTGAATGAAGAAGTTTTACATGGTTTTTCTACAGACATCATCCGAAAATATTGGATGCCAAAACCTTTCATTAAACCACATTCTGATGCTGAAGCACTCAATGAGGAAACGGCTGAGATCTTAGAAAAAGAAGATGACACCAATGACGAAGCAGCGGTTGAAACCCTTCTTCATGATGATTCTGAAACCGAAAAACAAAAAGAAGTTGAATAA